From a region of the Acinetobacter calcoaceticus genome:
- the entS gene encoding enterobactin transporter EntS, translating to MSFKSILTDFSLLKRNAHFRHVFIARTLSLLTIGMLVVAIPKQVYDLTGSSLNVAVAMAFEGVAMFIGLLLGGLLSDRKDRKWLILLARSVCGLGFAGLAINAMFEHPSLYAIYFLSAWDGFFGALGVTAMMAIMPVIVGRENIVQARAISMVSVRLATVISPAIGGILIAASDVATVYWVSTVGTLLTVFLLMGLPALKPQHATNGESPLRQLAQGFKFVFKNKVVGSTILIGTLLSFSSAIRIIFPQMADEIFHGGAFELGLMYSAVPLGSTLGALLSGWTTRLLRPGLVMLYTCLGVFSCMIMIGLSPWLIVTLPILCVFGYLMSIANLLQYSIVQGHTPDEYLGRINAIWLAQDALGDSIATTTLGLLTRFLPISGSILFFGILSFAVGFMFLFNSQDMRETGFQDPKLQEN from the coding sequence ATGAGTTTTAAATCAATATTGACCGATTTTAGTCTTTTAAAACGTAATGCTCATTTTCGACATGTATTTATTGCGCGCACGTTGTCCCTGCTGACGATTGGCATGCTTGTGGTTGCTATTCCCAAACAAGTCTATGACTTAACTGGTAGTTCGTTAAATGTTGCTGTTGCAATGGCCTTTGAAGGCGTTGCGATGTTTATTGGGTTGTTACTCGGTGGTTTGCTGTCAGATAGAAAAGATCGAAAATGGCTGATTTTATTGGCGCGCAGTGTTTGTGGTTTGGGTTTTGCAGGGCTTGCGATTAATGCCATGTTTGAGCATCCTTCGCTCTATGCCATTTATTTTCTCTCAGCATGGGATGGCTTTTTTGGTGCTTTAGGTGTAACCGCAATGATGGCGATTATGCCTGTGATTGTAGGACGTGAAAATATCGTACAAGCCCGTGCCATCAGTATGGTATCCGTACGACTTGCTACCGTTATTTCACCAGCAATCGGCGGTATTTTAATTGCGGCTAGTGATGTAGCAACCGTGTATTGGGTCTCAACAGTGGGTACTTTACTCACTGTGTTTTTATTGATGGGGCTACCTGCACTTAAACCGCAACATGCAACTAATGGTGAGAGTCCTCTTCGTCAATTAGCTCAAGGGTTTAAATTCGTTTTCAAAAACAAAGTGGTTGGCAGCACGATTTTAATTGGAACATTGCTTAGCTTTAGCAGTGCTATTCGCATTATTTTTCCACAAATGGCAGATGAAATCTTTCACGGCGGCGCGTTTGAACTCGGTCTTATGTATTCGGCCGTACCTTTAGGTTCAACCCTAGGTGCCTTACTCAGTGGATGGACAACACGATTACTCCGACCAGGCTTAGTCATGCTCTACACGTGTCTAGGTGTCTTTAGCTGTATGATTATGATTGGGCTTTCACCTTGGCTAATCGTGACTTTACCAATTTTATGTGTTTTCGGATATTTAATGTCGATTGCCAACTTGCTTCAATACAGCATTGTGCAAGGACACACGCCTGATGAATATTTAGGCCGTATTAATGCAATCTGGCTCGCGCAAGATGCGTTAGGCGATTCGATTGCCACAACAACTTTAGGACTTTTAACGCGGTTTTTACCAATATCAGGAAGCATTCTCTTCTTCGGAATATTAAGTTTTGCGGTAGGATTTATGTTCTTATTCAATTCTCAAGATATGCGTGAAACGGGATTTCAAGATCCTAAACTACAAGAAAATTAA
- a CDS encoding 4'-phosphopantetheinyl transferase family protein → MSNVVCDYLYIPESLCKLIFEISKPTLFKMPFYCYGLDLSKTLHLHIDQQLKPPKLIAQAHPKRQHEYLYGRILAQAVLSHHFGLDQPLTSMHEHLPVWPTHVLGSISHSQNKLIVALSDKASYLGIDIEHWVSSEFAQESAHLILTPSEFELWKVKVFECIDFAQFVSLIFSVKESLYKAVYPLAKQYIDFLEASVVDIDFENQKLLLAFAPEIRNRYQLLEKYQGGWAVEQDHIMTWVFP, encoded by the coding sequence ATGTCAAATGTTGTGTGTGATTATTTATATATTCCTGAGTCTCTTTGTAAGTTAATTTTTGAAATCTCTAAACCAACTTTATTTAAAATGCCATTCTATTGTTATGGTTTAGACTTATCAAAAACATTGCATTTACATATAGATCAGCAGCTAAAACCCCCAAAACTGATTGCTCAAGCGCACCCTAAACGCCAACATGAGTATTTATATGGAAGGATATTGGCTCAAGCTGTTTTAAGTCATCATTTTGGTTTAGATCAGCCACTAACGTCTATGCACGAACATTTGCCCGTCTGGCCAACTCATGTTTTGGGTAGTATTAGTCATTCACAAAATAAGTTAATCGTTGCGCTATCCGACAAAGCCAGTTATTTAGGAATTGATATCGAACACTGGGTAAGCTCTGAATTTGCTCAAGAGAGTGCGCATCTTATTTTAACGCCTTCTGAATTTGAACTCTGGAAAGTTAAAGTCTTTGAATGTATTGATTTTGCTCAATTTGTGAGCTTAATTTTTTCTGTTAAAGAAAGCTTATATAAAGCTGTATATCCTCTAGCTAAACAATACATCGACTTTTTAGAAGCATCGGTAGTCGATATTGATTTTGAAAACCAAAAATTACTTTTAGCTTTTGCACCAGAAATACGAAATCGCTATCAACTCTTAGAAAAATATCAAGGTGGTTGGGCCGTAGAACAAGACCATATTATGACTTGGGTTTTTCCGTAG
- a CDS encoding PepSY-associated TM helix domain-containing protein encodes MKVRSDIMKLAKSMHTWVGVCAGILLFICFFAGGLSMFQHHISKWATPTQQVLPKVSPDQYNELIQKVQTAYPATQQGFTLNLSSNEFHYAPITWSEHGRGDSFNAAQSTWMASLDEKGQLIVAQENLSKAGWLIEQLHETAGIPGMAGHHGLGLYVMGVVSILYFLALLSGVIILLPTLVKDYFVIRPGKNKKRFWLDAHNVIGITSLPFHIIISISVIVFAFHDFFYDAIGQLALKGQPVFQRSPPALIQPKQTQIDVQQILAQAKKVAPEYSVDYIQFSGLDKPEKANARIALYSSDQMLRGANHDFMRMNPYAVEHFNHKGINTQTDAGNKLINAMFSLHFGSFGGTGVRWIYFVLGVGGAFLFYTGNILWVETRARKQKRAEDPVPVQRKDVVFLANLTIGACLGCVLAVVGTMLSSRWLFAAFNIESMNHLFMYGYYAIFLLTLIYTFVIGYAKALPQLLLTLVLALFAIPLTSLTAYLIPQSGLWVHGGEILVVDVLAVIFAFAFWRFYQQAQDRLKSAPLGSLWAG; translated from the coding sequence ATGAAAGTACGTTCGGATATCATGAAACTTGCAAAAAGCATGCATACTTGGGTGGGTGTATGTGCAGGGATTTTACTTTTTATCTGCTTTTTTGCTGGCGGCCTCAGCATGTTTCAGCACCATATTAGTAAGTGGGCCACACCAACGCAGCAAGTTTTACCTAAAGTCTCACCCGACCAATATAATGAGCTGATTCAGAAAGTACAGACTGCCTACCCTGCAACCCAACAAGGCTTTACTCTCAATTTATCGTCGAATGAATTTCACTATGCGCCCATTACGTGGAGTGAACATGGACGTGGAGATAGCTTTAATGCTGCTCAGTCCACGTGGATGGCCAGCTTAGATGAAAAAGGTCAGTTAATTGTTGCTCAAGAAAACTTATCTAAAGCGGGCTGGCTGATAGAACAGTTACATGAAACAGCAGGTATACCGGGCATGGCAGGCCATCACGGATTGGGTCTCTATGTGATGGGTGTAGTTTCGATTTTATATTTTCTTGCTCTGCTTTCGGGCGTAATTATACTTTTACCGACCTTAGTAAAGGATTACTTTGTTATTCGCCCAGGCAAGAATAAAAAGCGCTTTTGGTTAGATGCACATAACGTAATTGGAATTACCAGCCTACCTTTCCATATCATTATTAGTATTAGCGTTATTGTCTTTGCTTTTCATGACTTTTTTTATGATGCGATTGGACAACTTGCACTCAAAGGACAGCCTGTTTTTCAACGTTCGCCTCCTGCACTTATTCAACCAAAACAAACACAAATTGATGTGCAGCAAATATTAGCTCAAGCCAAAAAAGTTGCGCCTGAATATTCAGTTGACTATATCCAGTTCAGTGGTCTCGATAAACCTGAAAAAGCCAATGCACGAATTGCCCTTTATAGTTCAGATCAGATGTTGCGCGGTGCGAATCATGACTTTATGCGGATGAATCCATATGCAGTTGAGCACTTTAATCATAAAGGCATTAACACGCAGACGGATGCAGGTAATAAGTTAATCAACGCCATGTTTAGCCTACATTTTGGAAGTTTTGGTGGTACGGGTGTACGCTGGATCTATTTTGTTTTAGGTGTTGGTGGAGCTTTCTTATTTTATACAGGTAATATTCTTTGGGTGGAAACTCGTGCTCGTAAGCAAAAGCGTGCTGAAGACCCAGTTCCAGTGCAGCGCAAAGATGTGGTGTTCCTTGCGAACTTAACCATAGGTGCATGTTTAGGATGTGTTTTAGCTGTAGTGGGCACCATGTTGAGTAGCCGTTGGCTTTTCGCAGCATTCAATATTGAAAGCATGAATCACCTTTTTATGTATGGTTATTATGCAATTTTCTTACTGACTTTGATTTACACCTTTGTCATTGGCTATGCAAAAGCTTTACCTCAACTGCTATTAACCTTAGTTTTGGCGTTATTTGCGATTCCTCTAACCTCTCTTACAGCCTACTTAATTCCACAAAGTGGTTTATGGGTTCATGGTGGAGAAATTTTGGTGGTTGATGTCTTAGCTGTCATTTTTGCTTTTGCTTTTTGGCGTTTTTATCAGCAAGCTCAAGATCGTCTAAAATCTGCTCCACTGGGCAGTTTATGGGCTGGCTAA
- a CDS encoding ATP-binding cassette domain-containing protein translates to MLIDCHFQLHMGQFLIEPNFQSDALVIGLFGASGSGKTSILHAIAGLNTPRSGLIKIQDQTWFDSDQKINLSTQKRHVGLVFQDAQLFPHKTVKQNLLFGLKHLSQQERHFEADYIIELLKLEHLLERMPIKLSGGEKQRVALGRALLYSPKLLLLDEPLSALDAAHKAEIIPFFQKVKQEIKIPMIYVSHDIQEIKQLTETMWIL, encoded by the coding sequence ATGTTAATTGATTGCCACTTTCAGCTACACATGGGTCAATTTCTTATTGAACCTAATTTTCAGTCGGATGCTTTAGTTATTGGTTTATTCGGTGCATCAGGTTCCGGTAAAACTTCAATATTACATGCTATTGCTGGCCTGAACACTCCGCGCAGTGGACTCATTAAAATACAGGATCAAACATGGTTTGATTCCGATCAAAAAATTAATTTGAGCACCCAAAAGCGACATGTTGGATTGGTTTTTCAAGATGCTCAGCTTTTTCCGCATAAAACGGTAAAGCAAAATTTATTATTTGGTCTTAAGCATCTATCCCAACAAGAACGTCACTTTGAAGCAGATTACATTATTGAATTATTAAAGTTAGAGCACTTGCTAGAACGTATGCCTATCAAACTTTCAGGTGGGGAAAAGCAGCGCGTGGCACTAGGTCGAGCATTGTTATATTCACCAAAGCTGTTATTACTTGATGAACCTTTATCAGCATTAGATGCCGCACATAAAGCTGAAATTATTCCTTTTTTTCAAAAGGTAAAACAGGAAATAAAAATTCCGATGATTTATGTGAGTCATGATATTCAAGAAATTAAACAACTGACCGAAACAATGTGGATTTTATAA
- the modB gene encoding molybdate ABC transporter permease subunit — translation MMFSLTPEELSVLQLSCKVAASCLIVSLIPAIFVGWILARKEFWGKSFIETLVFLPLVLPPVVPGYLLLQVFGNRGIIGQYLAPLGLEFAFNWKGAVLASAVMGFPLLVQSIRLAIELVDQRLEMAAKTLGASSLGAFFHVTLPLASSGILIGAILCFCRSLGEFGATITFVGNISDETRTLPLAMYSLMQQPDTEAAIQRLIVLSLSVAFLALWFAQWFHRYQKKRLGQ, via the coding sequence ATGATGTTTTCTTTAACCCCAGAAGAGCTTAGCGTTCTTCAACTCTCTTGTAAGGTTGCAGCAAGTTGCCTGATTGTCAGCCTTATTCCTGCAATTTTTGTAGGGTGGATATTGGCACGTAAAGAGTTCTGGGGTAAGTCATTCATTGAAACATTGGTCTTTTTACCATTGGTACTGCCCCCAGTTGTGCCGGGTTATTTGCTATTACAAGTCTTTGGAAACCGCGGCATTATTGGGCAATACTTAGCACCTTTAGGATTGGAGTTCGCATTTAACTGGAAAGGGGCAGTTCTTGCTTCGGCAGTGATGGGTTTTCCACTTTTAGTGCAATCCATTCGCCTAGCGATTGAGTTAGTTGATCAACGTTTAGAAATGGCAGCAAAGACATTAGGTGCTTCATCTTTAGGGGCATTTTTTCATGTCACGTTGCCACTTGCCAGTAGTGGCATTTTAATTGGTGCCATTTTATGTTTTTGCCGTAGTTTAGGTGAGTTTGGGGCCACCATTACTTTTGTTGGCAATATTTCTGATGAAACAAGAACCTTACCATTAGCCATGTATAGCCTGATGCAACAACCCGATACAGAAGCAGCTATTCAAAGGTTGATTGTCTTATCTTTAAGTGTCGCTTTTTTAGCATTATGGTTTGCACAGTGGTTTCATCGCTATCAAAAAAAGCGCTTAGGGCAGTAA
- the modA gene encoding molybdate ABC transporter substrate-binding protein, with product MLSAPQIEKMMLLSTMLSLGLLFNNSAHAESVTIYAAASLTNAMGDLEKIYEKQNNIEVKTSYAGSSTLAKQIEAGAPADIFISADTQWMDYLQNKKLVTANDRLNLLGNRLVLITPKGQSLKVKLDKTTDPNKAFTGKICTGDTKSVPVGKYAKQAFTNLGWWSRVEPKLVETEDVRAALNFVARGECQVGIVYATDAAISKDVRVAGVFPENTHSPIIYPVGMIKKNPNSTKFYQFLQSNQAKVVFKKYGFSVLAPAKP from the coding sequence ATGTTAAGCGCTCCCCAGATTGAGAAAATGATGCTTTTAAGTACTATGCTGAGTTTAGGATTATTATTTAACAACTCAGCACATGCAGAATCAGTTACGATTTATGCAGCAGCAAGCTTGACCAATGCCATGGGTGATTTAGAAAAAATTTACGAAAAACAAAATAATATAGAAGTTAAAACTTCTTATGCAGGTTCATCGACATTAGCTAAACAAATTGAAGCTGGCGCACCAGCCGATATTTTTATTTCAGCAGATACGCAATGGATGGATTATCTACAAAATAAAAAATTAGTCACAGCAAATGACCGTTTAAACTTACTAGGTAATCGATTGGTACTGATTACACCTAAAGGACAATCATTAAAGGTTAAATTAGATAAAACTACTGATCCGAATAAAGCGTTTACAGGGAAGATTTGTACTGGAGATACTAAAAGTGTGCCTGTGGGCAAATATGCCAAACAAGCATTTACAAATTTAGGGTGGTGGAGCCGTGTTGAGCCAAAATTAGTCGAAACAGAAGATGTTCGAGCGGCGTTAAATTTCGTTGCACGTGGTGAATGTCAGGTGGGCATTGTTTATGCAACCGATGCAGCGATTAGTAAAGATGTGAGAGTAGCTGGCGTATTTCCGGAAAATACCCATTCACCAATTATTTATCCTGTCGGGATGATTAAAAAGAATCCGAACTCAACAAAGTTCTATCAATTTTTACAAAGCAACCAAGCCAAAGTCGTTTTTAAAAAATATGGCTTTAGTGTATTGGCTCCAGCAAAACCATGA
- a CDS encoding winged helix-turn-helix domain-containing protein, producing MKEHKLKLQIRILSERNIAFGPGKADLLEAIERTGSISQAAKSMNMSYRRAWQLVDTMNQCFETALVETQTGGTHGGGAAVTALGQKVLEQYRQMEINARQALENDYQIMSNYLKKID from the coding sequence GTGAAAGAACATAAATTAAAATTACAAATCAGAATTCTTTCAGAGCGAAATATTGCATTTGGTCCTGGAAAGGCAGACTTACTTGAAGCAATTGAGAGAACTGGTTCGATCTCACAAGCGGCAAAATCTATGAATATGAGCTACCGCCGTGCATGGCAGTTGGTCGATACCATGAATCAGTGCTTTGAAACAGCTTTAGTTGAAACTCAAACGGGCGGAACACATGGCGGTGGGGCAGCAGTCACAGCTTTGGGCCAGAAAGTTTTAGAGCAATACCGACAAATGGAAATCAATGCTCGCCAAGCCTTAGAAAATGACTACCAAATCATGAGTAATTATTTAAAGAAAATAGATTAA
- the antA gene encoding anthranilate 1,2-dioxygenase large subunit has protein sequence MTSSNLKQWNDFVDGCIDFRPKDSVFRIARNMFTEPELFDLEMELIFEKVWIYACHESEIPNNHDFLTVQIGRQPIIVSRDGKGELHAMVNACEHRGATLTRVAKGNQSTFTCPFHAWCYKSDGRLVKVKAPSEYCEDFDKSSRGLKQGRIASYRGFVFVSLDTQATDTLEDFLGDAKLFLDLMVNQSPTGELEVLQGKSSYTFAGNWKLQNENGLDGYHVSTVHYNYVSTVQHRQQVNASKGSDLDTLDYSKLGAGDSETDDGWFSFKNGHSVLFSDMPNPTVRPGYSTVMPYLVEKYGDKYAEWAMHRLRNLNLYPSLFFMDQISSQLRIIRPVAWNKTEVISQCIGVKGESAEARRNRIRQFEDFFNVSGLGTPDDLVEFREQQKGFQARLERWSDISRGCHSWEYGATKNSQDLGIQPIITGREFTHEGLYVNQHGHWQHLMLDGLNKKALKMQDITFENNIVMDEV, from the coding sequence ATGACCTCATCTAATTTAAAACAATGGAATGATTTTGTAGATGGATGTATCGACTTCCGTCCTAAAGATAGCGTGTTTCGTATCGCCCGTAATATGTTTACCGAGCCTGAGCTATTTGATTTGGAAATGGAACTTATTTTTGAAAAGGTTTGGATTTATGCATGTCACGAAAGTGAAATTCCAAACAATCATGATTTCCTAACTGTTCAAATTGGTCGTCAGCCGATTATTGTCAGCCGTGATGGTAAAGGCGAACTACATGCCATGGTCAATGCTTGTGAGCATCGCGGCGCGACATTAACACGTGTTGCTAAAGGCAATCAGTCAACCTTTACCTGTCCGTTCCATGCATGGTGCTATAAGTCAGATGGTCGCTTAGTCAAAGTCAAAGCACCGAGTGAATATTGCGAAGATTTCGATAAATCAAGCCGTGGTTTAAAGCAAGGCCGTATTGCCAGCTATCGTGGTTTTGTATTTGTAAGCCTTGATACGCAAGCAACAGATACTTTAGAAGACTTTTTGGGTGATGCAAAACTGTTCCTTGATTTAATGGTAAATCAATCACCAACGGGTGAACTAGAAGTTCTTCAAGGTAAGTCATCTTATACCTTTGCAGGTAACTGGAAACTACAAAACGAAAATGGCCTAGATGGCTACCATGTTAGTACCGTTCACTATAATTATGTATCGACAGTCCAACACCGCCAGCAAGTCAATGCATCTAAAGGTAGTGATCTCGACACCCTTGACTATAGCAAGTTAGGCGCCGGTGATTCTGAAACTGATGATGGCTGGTTTAGCTTTAAAAACGGTCATAGTGTGTTGTTTAGCGATATGCCGAATCCAACAGTTCGTCCGGGTTACAGCACAGTTATGCCTTATTTAGTTGAAAAATACGGCGACAAATATGCTGAATGGGCAATGCATCGTTTAAGAAACTTAAACTTGTACCCTAGCCTGTTTTTTATGGATCAAATTAGTTCGCAACTTCGTATTATTCGCCCTGTTGCGTGGAATAAAACCGAAGTTATTAGCCAGTGCATTGGGGTTAAAGGTGAATCTGCTGAAGCACGCCGTAACCGTATTCGTCAGTTTGAAGATTTCTTTAACGTGTCGGGTTTAGGGACACCAGATGATTTAGTCGAGTTCCGTGAACAGCAAAAAGGCTTTCAAGCACGACTTGAACGTTGGAGCGATATTTCTCGTGGTTGTCACTCTTGGGAATATGGTGCAACGAAAAACTCACAAGATTTAGGTATTCAACCCATCATTACTGGCCGTGAGTTTACCCACGAAGGACTATATGTAAACCAACATGGACACTGGCAACATCTAATGCTTGATGGCTTAAATAAGAAAGCATTGAAAATGCAAGATATTACTTTCGAAAACAATATCGTAATGGATGAGGTATAA
- the antB gene encoding anthranilate 1,2-dioxygenase small subunit — MSQELYFAVSQFLYKKAELCDAYDWDAYLDLYDEDSEYHIPQWIDDHNYVQDPNQGLSYIYYADRTGLEDRVFRIRTGKAASATPLPRTLHSMNNIRVKTLDDGLIEAKVAWQTLYNRQGLEGCFYGHATYLLRQTADSFRIRRQHSILLNDKIDSVLDFYHV, encoded by the coding sequence ATGTCACAAGAACTATATTTTGCTGTATCTCAGTTTTTGTACAAAAAAGCAGAACTTTGTGATGCTTATGACTGGGATGCCTATTTAGACCTTTACGATGAAGATAGTGAATATCATATTCCACAGTGGATTGATGACCATAACTATGTTCAAGATCCGAATCAGGGCTTGTCTTATATTTATTACGCAGACCGCACTGGACTCGAAGACCGTGTATTCCGTATTCGTACCGGAAAAGCAGCTTCGGCAACGCCATTACCACGCACTTTACACAGCATGAATAACATTCGAGTTAAAACACTGGATGATGGTCTAATTGAAGCAAAAGTTGCATGGCAAACACTGTATAACCGTCAAGGTTTAGAAGGCTGTTTTTACGGACACGCTACTTATCTTTTACGCCAAACAGCAGATAGTTTCCGCATTCGTCGTCAGCACAGCATTTTGCTCAATGACAAGATTGATTCCGTTTTAGACTTCTATCACGTTTAA
- the antC gene encoding anthranilate 1,2-dioxygenase electron transfer component AntC → MKMGHSVALNFADGKTFFISVNNDELLLDAAVRQGINLPLDCREGVCGTCQGQCETGIYEQEYVDEDALSERDLAERKMLACQTRVKSDAAFYFDHDSAICNAGDTLKIETKVTAVELVSETTAILHLDASSHAEQLQFLPGQYARLQIPDTEDWRSYSFANRPNATNQLQFLIRLLPDGVMSNYLRDRCQVGQTLLIEAPLGSFYLREVERPLVFVAGGTGLSAFLGMLDNLVDQPNSPAVQLYYGVNNETDLCEQQRLQAYAEQLPNFSYHPIVTKATESWQGKAGYIHEHLNKDQLAEQAFDMYLCGPPPMIEAVKNWLDEQSLQNYRIYSEKFLQSNTSR, encoded by the coding sequence ATGAAAATGGGACATTCAGTTGCACTTAACTTTGCCGATGGCAAAACCTTTTTCATTTCGGTAAATAACGACGAATTGTTGCTCGATGCAGCAGTTCGCCAAGGAATTAACCTACCGCTAGACTGCCGTGAAGGTGTTTGTGGTACCTGTCAGGGACAGTGTGAAACAGGCATTTATGAACAAGAATATGTCGATGAAGATGCATTAAGTGAGCGTGATTTGGCTGAGCGTAAAATGTTAGCTTGCCAGACGCGTGTGAAATCGGATGCAGCTTTTTATTTCGATCATGATTCAGCCATTTGCAATGCTGGTGATACTTTAAAAATTGAAACCAAAGTGACTGCGGTTGAGCTGGTTTCTGAAACGACAGCAATTTTGCATCTTGACGCGAGCAGTCACGCTGAACAACTTCAGTTTTTACCGGGTCAATATGCTCGTTTGCAAATTCCAGATACTGAAGATTGGCGCTCATATTCATTTGCCAATAGACCGAACGCAACCAATCAATTGCAATTTTTAATTCGTCTATTGCCAGATGGTGTTATGAGCAATTACTTGCGTGATCGCTGTCAGGTTGGACAAACTCTACTCATTGAAGCACCTCTAGGTAGTTTCTATTTGCGCGAAGTAGAACGACCACTGGTTTTTGTGGCAGGTGGAACAGGATTATCAGCTTTCTTGGGAATGCTTGATAACTTGGTTGATCAGCCTAACTCACCTGCAGTTCAGTTGTACTACGGCGTAAACAATGAAACCGACCTGTGTGAACAACAGCGTTTACAGGCCTACGCAGAACAGCTTCCAAACTTTAGCTATCACCCGATCGTGACTAAAGCAACGGAAAGTTGGCAAGGTAAAGCGGGTTATATTCACGAGCATTTAAATAAAGATCAATTGGCTGAGCAGGCTTTTGATATGTATTTATGTGGTCCGCCACCGATGATTGAAGCCGTAAAAAATTGGTTAGATGAGCAATCTTTGCAAAACTATCGTATTTACAGCGAGAAGTTTTTACAGAGCAATACATCGCGCTAA
- a CDS encoding OprD family outer membrane porin, translating to MLINILCCSAFSTQAYSADEEWKFTLKNAYIDRNYDNPDVKDTGSWSQSVSLFYNSNMHDTPLEIGGTPIQIGANASAQYAVRLSQDKHVADTILPFDKATQSQAPDYLKYGATLKLGYNKTLLSIGELWLDLPVTTVDASRQLLTSYWGTNLKSQLNDKLFAEIGRIEKVSPRNEEDFHRFSFTSKGVTGYSDGLNYIDLRYQITPTLKGEYYFGNMENLYNKHYVGVEHLWKNSNFSVNSKFKYFNAKDNGNLFDIDAQNVGLLETLKVKNHSFGLGYQQIIGESAYPLPDGFLPETYFINWNTTGFFKKDEKSYHFIYGYDFKDQVPGLNTTFKYVYGDHFKSADGLKNKENEANVIVNYALQQPFLKGLALQYIFINYDIKHGNDFSENRFFVNYSRKF from the coding sequence ATGCTCATCAATATTTTATGTTGCAGTGCATTTTCTACTCAGGCTTATTCAGCGGATGAAGAATGGAAATTTACATTAAAAAATGCATATATAGATAGAAACTATGACAATCCAGATGTAAAAGACACGGGTAGCTGGTCGCAATCAGTTTCTCTATTTTATAACTCCAATATGCATGACACGCCGTTAGAAATTGGCGGAACCCCGATTCAAATTGGGGCAAATGCTTCAGCACAATATGCGGTTCGCTTAAGCCAAGATAAACATGTTGCAGATACCATATTACCTTTTGATAAAGCAACTCAGTCCCAAGCGCCCGATTATTTAAAATATGGTGCAACATTAAAATTAGGCTATAACAAGACTCTACTAAGCATTGGTGAATTATGGCTGGATTTACCCGTAACCACTGTAGATGCAAGTCGTCAGCTACTGACCTCTTATTGGGGAACCAACCTTAAGTCTCAATTAAACGATAAGCTTTTTGCTGAAATTGGCCGTATTGAAAAAGTATCGCCACGAAATGAAGAAGACTTTCACCGATTTTCTTTTACTTCAAAAGGTGTGACTGGCTACTCCGACGGCCTTAACTACATAGATCTGCGCTATCAAATCACGCCTACGTTGAAGGGCGAATATTACTTTGGAAATATGGAGAATTTATATAATAAACATTATGTCGGTGTTGAACACCTATGGAAAAACTCCAATTTTTCAGTTAATTCAAAATTCAAATATTTCAATGCCAAAGATAATGGAAATCTTTTCGACATCGATGCGCAGAATGTAGGTTTATTAGAAACGCTTAAAGTAAAAAATCACAGCTTTGGCTTGGGTTATCAACAAATTATTGGTGAGTCTGCCTACCCGCTACCTGATGGTTTCTTGCCTGAAACTTATTTTATTAACTGGAATACAACTGGTTTCTTCAAAAAGGATGAAAAGTCTTATCACTTCATCTATGGCTATGACTTTAAAGATCAGGTGCCCGGTTTAAATACGACTTTCAAATATGTATATGGCGATCACTTTAAATCAGCAGATGGCTTAAAAAACAAAGAAAATGAAGCAAACGTTATTGTCAATTATGCCCTTCAACAGCCTTTTCTCAAAGGTTTAGCCCTTCAGTACATCTTTATTAATTACGACATTAAGCATGGAAATGATTTCTCTGAAAACCGTTTCTTTGTCAATTACAGCAGAAAATTTTAA